The genomic segment TGCTACTGTGTTTTGTGAGCATAAAATTATTCACAAAGTAAAAAACTAAGCAGATGGTTGACACTAGTAACGCTGGGTTAAGAATGGTCCAAAGCATTATTAAAACCTGGAAGGATGAGGAAAATCAGATGATAACAAATCAACAGTAGAACTCACAGCTCTGTctcaaagtgaaaataaaagcattttcacACATAATGTGACAAAGAATGgctaatgataaaaaaaaatggctttgACTTGTCAGGGAGCATAAAGACTGAACTCTGGAGTAATTCAGAAGGGTCACCAGGTCTGATGAATAAGATTTACTCTCTTCCAGAGTGATGGGCATCCTTggataagaagaagaaacactggTGAAGTGATGCATCTATCACAGCTAGTAAGATATCAGTTTTTTTACACAGTGACTGGCCACCAGTCGACAGAGTAACCGTAGCCCTGCTGACAATCTTTGAGACGCGCTGGAGAAACTTGAAGCAGTGATCTGACCCCTGCTATTATCAATACAAGCTCTCagtgaaaaatgaaagaaacactGGACAGAATTAAATATTGTGACATTGCATGAGCTTATTTAAACAATGCCAACATGAATGCATGCCAATAAAATatcaatgcttttttttctggcCCAGCAGTGTATACGGCTTATGATAAAGCTCTGAGCCCTCACATGTGGACCTTTTAAACAGCATAAACATTAAGGTTTTATTCCAGTTGATGTGAAGTAAGTGTTTGCAGCAGAATTCAGAAGCTCCACATGATAGGATAAATGTCCTGCAGTTCATTATTGGTCACTAATCACTCTCAGGTATTGAGCTGGCTCATAAATTTAGAGTtttggaaacaaacacaaaaaatgctttttgaCACTCGATCGGTTTGGTGCCTGTAACATAAAAAGGTTTCTCTATAGTCCTCATTACTTTGCATCTGAAAAGGCAACCCCGCGCTCCCCGTGTGAAATCCACTGATATGGAGAACTTCTCtggaaaagtgtgtgtgaatcTTGGCCCTCTTATCGCCAAGATGAGGCCGAGTGAATGAAGAGCaacaagtgtgtatgtgtgaggaTGTGTGCGTGCATTTGTGTGTCTTCGAGTCCAAGCTCAATGAACACAAACTAATCTGACCTGAATgtctcatgcacacacacaaacacacacacacacacacacacacagaaaaccagGAGCACAATGTTGGTTTTGTTCTGTGGGAAAACTGATGAGGAAAGGAGttaagaggaggagggggataCCGTTGCCATGGCTACAAGGACGGGGTCCCCCGATGGAGAGCTAGGTTGACTCTCACTGGAAACAaatacatgcacatacacacacacacactggtgggaCCACCTTGTACTGCAGACAGGAAACTGTGAGGCCTGCTTCTTTGTCGATTGGTATAAAAgtagttacacacacacacacacacacacacacacacacacacacacacacacacacacacttcacactATGAAAGAGAAGTTTTGCCCACTTGTCGACAAGTAGCtcagagaaaaaaatggaggGAGGGTCTGCGGAGAGAGGAATGGATGGATGCAGAGAAGGAGAAATGAGGATAAGGTTAGACTTAGTTGGGAGTTTTTATCAGTGCGATCACGTCACAACCAAATGACCAAATGACCAgcgttttccttttttccctttcagcttcttttcttctgctttttttgtcCGTCTGCTTTTGAATCGCTGAGAAAACGGAGCTCCACActgctttttctctcctctAAACTGTCACTTACCCACCAAAATAAAACCCTGAATGGTAAGAGAGTTGCTGGCGTGATGCAACCATACATTCCTCGGGAGGCCGTGCTGGAGGGATTCGACATGCTTCAAACTAAGAGCTTTGTTGAATGTCCATCCATCATacaataatttataaaatgaaCTTCACGTTCAAACTAGAGCTGGAACCCATAATCTCGCAAGGAAAGTGTTTATTTAGGACAATGAGCATAGACGTCTATAAAACTCTGTCTGCAACCAGGGGAGTCGCCCTCTGCTGGCCATCACAGAGAATGCAGTGTTAAGGATAGAAAGCAAGTTTAAGGCACTTCCtcgttggcttcatttttccaacCCAGATGTTTTATGTTGTCTGTGCTCTTAACACAGGAATTTTCTACATAAGATATTTAGGAATGTATCTGCTCTAATGTGAAAGCTAGCGTTAGCTGTCATTAGTCCACTGAAAGTCAAGTGAGTGACTTTCAGTTAGTTTCGATCATTcaaaactaaagtaaaaaagagaagtccaaaacagagaaaaataaagatgtttAACTTCTTAGCTTGCCATTGACAGCAGCTATTTACCAGTAAAATTCCCTTTATACACCTGGAATGCCCTCTTATTAAACAGTAAGTGGCATCACCTAGTGGCAGTAGAGGGTACTACAGCAAACCTACAAAACATCTTCTGGCAGTTACACCATATCACATTTTTCCTCTGGATTAATCATTAATgtctttttaatcatttcagaTCTTAACTGCTATAAATCTCCGATACCTCCAGTATGTCAGCCCTGTAATGTGTTGGGAATTATAATGAGTGTTGACCACAAGTCATTTATTTTATCGTGGGAACTGTCTCAGTGTAAAAATACAGCAGCAGATACATTTCACATCAGTTGTGCCAACATCTGCTGTCTGACTGCTGTTTTCGGTTGTTTCTCTGtggtctgcagcctcagagCAGCCCACAGCCTTCAGTCTCACTGCAATCATGCTTGTCATAGAGCAGCTGAACTGCTGagctcagctgctgctgctcaagTGACAAATTAGTCTGAATTTGACCCGAAAGCTgacctaacacacacacacacacacacacacacacacactctcttcaGACACATTAACTGACAGGACACACTGCCCCCTGCTGTCTCATCAGTAATACTGCAACTCAATTTCATATCGATTTTCCATCAGATATACTGGTTTCTTCCAACATGTCACAGACAATACTGCTCCCTGATTGGCTCAGTCAGTTCTGGATTTGACAGTTTGTTTATAGTCTGAAGCTCTCAGTCAACTGTGTAGTaaaagttttttaattttacagttaCGCCGTACTTTGTACCTGTTTAGGCtaataaataattacaaaataaagaaaaaagtaatgcTTCCCTTAAAGCTGGATATTTAATTACCTTAGCTCAGACAATGTCTGATTACACTGTGAGGAAACTCAAGGCAGACCTAGAGGATTACTTATTCTATGGATACTTATTTATAGTtggatctatctatctacaaacaaatataataaaatctggttaaaaaaaaaataagcaatgTATCACATGTTTCGCCATAGTTTTTAATTAGTATCATACACAAGCATGTTTCtattaaaacacattatatCAACTTAATTAACCAATAATGTACAAACAGGTTCAAAATGACAGGCTGTCTCACTGTGATCATCCTGCATGTGCAAactctgacacacaaaacaacagcatCAGCAGCATGAGCACAAAGAATCCAGTCAGCATCAGAGCAGAGTCTAAGACGCTTCGGGTTTTGTTCTTTAGAGTCGGCTTCACTTAAAACCAAAACCTTAGGGCATCGCTGAATTTTAGTTTACTTTGTTTTGGTACGTTTCTCTTTCTTGAAGGTTACAATGTTAACTCTTAAAGTGGTTGAAGTGGTGTAAAAGCTGTTTCACTTATAATAAATCAATAagttacaaaaaaatgtaaaattataaaCCTGATGAAAAGGATTTGCAGTACTGGGTGCACACGTAATGAAAAATTGAGAGTATCTGCAGTAATTTTTGAAAGATTAACAAAAAGCTTGGTTTGAAAAGTGCAACACTGTTACCAGTTACATGTTTTAGGGTGTGGATTTTTCaggtttttgctgctgatttaTGCAAAAATCCTGACAGCTTTCTGAACGTAAGCGCACAGGATGACCATGAAACATTTTACAACACATCCTGCACAATTGTTTTGCACATGCAGGATCACTGGTCTTCACTAGATTATCTgccatatataaaaaaaacaaaaaagcaaaaatcagGTCAAACTTTCTATCCCAGTGACCATATTCCAGTGTATTCACCTGTAGGAAAAGCACTGCAAGCTTTGTGTGATTCTCCTcagtcataaaaacacaatatttaagCACATGTCAATACTTTATTGCACTGTTTTACCTTCATTTCCCCTTGTGCACTTGCATTACTTTTCTGACGGTAATACTCAAGTTGACACACTGGATTAAGGCCATTTTATGGTAAAGTTACACCAAAATATGCATTTACATCATCAGGTCCCACAGATATATAATCCCTGTCCTTAGCATGCAAACAGAAGAGGCCAGAGCCAATCAGAGCAGACCTGCAGGGGGATTTCAAGTTTCACACATTCAGAATAACAAGGACAAAAAAGAACCAACAGCTGTTGTTGAATGGTGCTGATCTGCCTTAATGGACTCTTGGCAGGCTGGTAAACTAGTCAAAGTGGCTGGTGAATCTCAGAGTTTACGAGCCGAGGTGGAACTGAAACGATGAATCTCCACTGTTCAGGTATAGACTGTCCATTTTcccaaataaaaagtaaaagacGGAGAGACTCTACTGTAAATTCCCCTCTGCAGATAAGTCTGTCTGATGGCTCCAATAACTAAaccgaaaaaaaagaagaaaagacttTGCTGGCTTGATAGATCTCGAGTGGACAAAGTCAGAAACTGTTGTCTGGTTCAGAAAACACCAGAACCTGAAACCTGGAGCAGCTGGAGAGCAAACAGAGCTTTCTGAGGCTGAGGGAGAttcagttttctcttttctagcgctggttgtgcttactgttGGTTGGTTATGAAAATACTGCACCTACTGGGGCTGCCAGCTCACGAACACAGCTCCTTCAGATCGCTGGCTCTGGGCGGTTGTTAAGAAATAAGCAGCTTTTCACTGTCGGGATAAAGAAGGCCAAACTGCAGATTTAGCGATACCACTGGTAATAATATCTGTATAACTTTAACCTCACATTCTTCTAAGTTTTGCACGGAGTTGCTTGGATTTCAACTTCAAAGGGCTGCACTGTCTCAAGCCTCCAGTGCGGTAGCGCTTAGCTAATTTTCTCAGGGCTTTTGAACAGAGTTGCTAAAAACTAGAGttcagtctttgttttttggCGTGGGAGCATGTATCTTGCACCCTCTGACATTCAATCTCGATTTCCTGAGTCGGCATTTTTAAGAGTTCAGTGTCATACGTCTACCAAGCAAACCTCTCGGAAGCATACATGATCTGTGATCTGTGGAGTTCCTTGGAAGCACAATCTTTTATTGTTGGAACTTCCATTTTAGAGATTTTCAGCTGGGCTAACAGCATTCTTAACAATCACTATTTAAGGTGATATTTAAGACTGTAAATTGAATATTTTGAATTAAAACTGATGTTTGGACGAATCAAGCACTTTTAACAGAACCACTTGACCTCCTGTGACTGCACTGCCACAAGAGGTGTTGAGATTAGTTTGTGTTGTTGGTTGTTAGCAGGGTATCTAAAAAAAGGTTTGGCTGGATTTCCAAGAAAATGTTAGCAAAGTGGGCTGTTtgaatcctgttttttttttcaatttcaacAATATTTAATGATCTATATGTTTGTGTCACAGGAACACAGGCTTTAcctaaaattttaaggcagacTAACCTTATTTGTCGCGACAGTGTAAAGCAGGTAAGTGTGTGCACTGCTGACAGTCTGACCACATTTAAGCAAAGCAAACAAATTACAGAACAAACACGTAATGCGTCTTCCTTTTCCTGTCTGATTAGCTGCTGCCAGGACCAGGATGTCATGTGATCCAACAGGAGTTGACCAAAATGAAATCCAAATGAGACAAACAGGTGACGTGGCATGCCTAAACAATATTAATGTTAAGGGTGTTCCAGTGCTACGTTATggaaaccattttgggagggagACCTTCCAACCACCTTCTGCGACCTGACATAATTATATGATAACTTGTTGTCAACACTGTGCCTAGACACCTAAAGGTTCAACATTAGCCTGGAGGTCAAGTCCAGCTAACTGAGCACCAACTgaacatataaatataaattatacaAATAAGAGTAAAGTGATATCTCTGTGTAGCATCATTTTGATACCAGCAACACCCAAAATAAAGTCCTCTTGTTGTTTTCAATATATATACAAACGTTTGCTGTAGAGAGTTTATGTAGACGTTCACGGCTCCCAAGTGTCAAAAGAAATGAtgtgtgcatttatgtgtgCATGATTTGTAGAAAAAGCATCGATTTCAAGACCTAATATGCAAAACTATGACCAAAAACACTTAAATATAACTATGCAAGtaaatgtgaaagactcatttcCAAAACATGTAATCCAAACTTGGAAATAAAGAGCAAACTGAATTTTTAACTTTCTTAACCATGTCCTGATTTTAGTTCATTTGTATAATGACTTAATTCTAATTATGAACATGATATTAAAAAAGTGAACAGGAatattgttttgattttaaaataataaaaactggcAATTATGTCCAGTTTCTGGTGAAAACTTTAGTTCTTTCcaatttcagttcaattctgTTTATGTTCATTCGATGGAATTTGATCATTTTCAGACCTTTCTGTGCACAAAATGACAAATAATTTTTAATCCATATTTGTAGTCAGATGAACAAATATGGGAGATATTTATGATGCCATCTTGTGGTGATTACAAATAACACGTTGTCAAATCTGATGTGAGGTATTAATAAGGTGAATAAATATGTGTATAAAAATCTGATACGTGAGGGTTTCTCCAAGTCAAGCAAACTACACGGTACATGGTCATTTTGGCCAACATGACGTGATAGCTGCATGTGATCACATGACCCCCGCTGTCCAATCAGCAGACATTTCAGAGCAGTAAACACTGAAGTCTAGTTAGACAACCATATTCGACTTATGAAGTCAAAAAAacgacaataaaaaaaagaagaagcaaaaaaaacaaatacaaaataaaaagcttaTTACAGAGATATGAACATAAACACTTCTTTAGTTAAGGTACCATTTCCTTAAGTCTGGACAGATCAGGTTATGTCACAATAAGAAGATTATTAACATTATTCTCATTATTAATatcttacaaaaaacaaaattaacagTGCAATAAAAAGGTATTTAACCCCTCGCTccgcaagagagagagagggagacgaCGAGGGGCGGGGCTTGGTGACAAGGAAGGACAGAACGAAGGTAACatccaaaagaaaagaaagggaacAGAGAGGGAATACAGAGGAGGAGAAGCAGTTTGCAACAGAcgaaggaggaagaagaggaggttCTCAGGATTATATGAAGGATGGAAGATATGGAGGTAGAACGGGAAAATGGGAGAAAGACGAGAAGAAATAAATGATTTGTGGTGATGGCATTTGGAGGGGGCTGAAAAGGCTCATGGGAAATCTTTAGGAAAGATGCACACAACAGCCGCTCATTAACCAGCTAATAATGCTTAACATGTGTCTTTATGGCCATTAATCTAAAATAATAACAGCTTCTCCTGATCATTAAGACTAAAAATGGCTGAAAAACATTTGATCGTTTAAAATCAGGTAATGATGGCGGCTGTTGAGCGAATCTGTAAAGATGCACAGATACCACTTTTCCTGCTGTCAGTCGTCTTTTACCATGCAATCATGCACAGTACTTACAGGTTTTAATGTGTCTGCCTTCATACATGAACAATACAGGTCGGTACTCTACATAATGCTTCTTTGAATAATGCTTTGAAGAACCAGAAATGGACCATCTAGATCCTTCTGCAGATGCAGGCAAGTGCTGATTTTGGGCTTGTGCTGATTTTGGCTGCATCAGTGCACACGGGGAAGTTCTGTAGCCATGGCTTTGCTTTGGTTTCTTATGTGTTCAACCTGCTATGATACTTCATCAAAAAACAAAGAGGTATCAGTGCATCCAAAGGTGTAGAGGGATCAGGTAACTGGGGTTAGGCGGTATTAAGAGGGGTAGATGACAGAGAGGATAGATGGGGGTATTGGGGTAGGTGGGCTTGGCCTGTACTGTTGGGAATGTGTCATTTCTCAGGAACTCCTCTTAGTCCTGGAGTGTTGGATCAACCACTGAAGAGTGATGTCTGCAGAGAGAGGTGTGACGTCAGCATTGCATAGAGGCGCGTGAACAGAaatcagagaagaaaaaaaaagtaaagagcaACTTTCAGTCTTAGCTTTTGGCTTGAAGCTCGTttctttaacatgttttatatgTGTAAACACTAATTGAAAACCGTGTACTTTTCAGGCTGGCCATGATGTAAGCTCAGACTGTTGATGGCTCAGCTCTTCTAAGCTGACAAATCTCATATACAGAGTGAGCTGGTTAAGCTGCTTCAGCCTGCCCACAGCTGCTcatctgcaagccactttaCATCCCCAGTTCCTCCATTCAGGCCGTTGCTAGAAAGGGTGTGGATGTCCCATAAATGAGCCATACTGGTAAAAATACATGACTGTGGATGGGACCATCAATCTTCTTTTGATTATAATGGTGTTTAATCTGAAGTTAAAGGGGGCAAACTTTGTACTGAACATGGTAATGTgcaaatatatattatatttgatTATAATATATTGGAGTCTTTGAACACCTACAGCCTGAAGTCACCAGTGCTCTCTGAGTGCTGTTCACCAGTTTTCCTGTCTTGTCACTGATGTCATTGTTGCACAGTCGCTTTCTTCCtacatgtgttttcttttgttgttttgactCTTAGCCTGATAAACACAGACTCATCATCAACTGCTATATAACTTACAAAATGAGTAAGAAATAACTGGTTTCATGATACTTCTCAGCACTTGATGTTTCGTAGTTAATAACTGAGATGTAAAAACTTGTGCCAGACATATTACAGGGATGATAATGGGACTGTGAGAAATAAGGTCCCCAATGTGCTTTCATAAAAAGTCaaagctttctttttctcacattcacacagttGAGATGGGCTCCAGTGGCCCCgcgaccctgaactggataaacGTAACAGAAGCgattgatggatggataaaataaataagaagatCTATAATTAATATATTATATTCATTAAtactgacagtttttttttggtaataatTGTCTATACAAACTCTttcatagtgctttttttcaatAGCCCGACAGCACTATGAAAGTAACTGCAACATCCTTTGATGTCCACATAAATTCATGTTAAATGATGAATGAAATTTACTCGTTCATTTAAagtgacaaaatgaaaacattttttaacaactTACCATCACAAGCTTTGTTTCTGTGGTTTACGCATACATAGCACGTGTCTTAATGGAAACCAAAGTTAAAGATCTGAACAAACCTCCTGTCTCTGTGGTCTCATTAATGTTTCTCAGGGATTTCACTGCGTTCAGCAGAGACAAAAGTTATCAGCCAAACACACGTACACGTGTTTGTGCAATTTAACAGACACTGAGTGTTTTGCTGGTTGACTTTTAGGTTTATGCTGGTTTTAACTTATTTGCCAGAAACTTCAATTTGGCATGGAAATGTAACgatatgtttgttttgtttccacaaaataacaatACTGTTCTGAACATAACTTTATAGTTTAATGCACAAagaacatacattttttttaatttatgagcgtgtgtgtgtgtttgtgttgtaccAATGTTGTCTTTCTCTTTGCAGGAGATGGAGTAGCAGCAGATCTCTCTGTCCTGGATTGCCGACAGATTCCtgatcaaaaacacaaacacacacaaggtcaaagaaaaatgtattccattcaGAAGAATTTTGAATTTAACTTCGTTTTTCGAGCTAGAATTCATCAAAAATTGATGTATGAAAGTgtacagaaatagaaaaaaatatgtgaCGTCAAAAGGTTGTTTTGcctttagaaaaaaatgtttgctcaCTGGATGTTTTTTAGGCATTCAGTGAAAAAGTTAATTTTGGACACTGAGTGTGATGATACTACAGCCCATGCACCAAACGACTCCACAGGGGAGCATCAGGTCTGAGTCAGAAGTGAGACTCAGCGTGTTGGCGTTGACTTACATCCTCTCTATGAGCTCCTTCTCATCCAAAGCTCCTGGTAGGTCTCTCTTATTCCCCAGAACCAAAACCTGGAGACGCAGGTGGAAGAAAAATCAGCTGAACATATTGCAATATTTAGTTTTACTTGTTAAATGGCAGCTGTAAACAGCAGACTATCTGCATAAATATGGAAAAGGCCTGAGCTTTATCTAATTCAAACAGTTAACTCTggttatttcttaaatgtgctCTCCCCTCATTTCCTCTAGTGGCTTGATAACTGCTCTTCTGTCTGTTTAGCTTCTGCTAGGTTCAGCTGGTTCCCATTTCATGTTGTGCATCAATGTCATGTGTCGCTAtcagctttgtgtttgtgtaagtCGGGCTCAGTGGGACAGCTCGGCTCTGCTTGGGTCAGTTGGGTTTGTTGTTCTTACAGGAATCCCCTGCAGCTGCGGTTTGTCCAGCAGGTTGTGGAGTTCATTCTTGGAGGCTTCAATCTTCTCTGGGTCTGCTGCATCCACCATGTAACtgcaacaggaaaaaacaaaaagcaagacAAAATTAAGTGGGAAGGTCGAGGGCTGAAAAATAGTCAACACAATATTGGGAGAAAAATTCTTGTTCCTCTAAGGTCCACTAGAGGAAAATCAAGGTCCAGAAAGAATAATTAGGGGCTTCAACTGATTCCAATGACTGAAATGAGCCTCTTGACCATGTTTTGTAGTCTGTGCCTATAGCAGCCCTTAATGAAATTATTTGACATATATCATGACTTGATGTGAAGTTAagcgtctaaaaatctgttcaGCAGTAATTCTATTATTTCATTGATCTGCTAATAATACAGGACAGCGGGCATCTCGGGTATCTTTGTGTTAAATGTGACAGTTTATGTATTGCTTGCATTAGCTGGTAACTAAGAACTCCATTGTCTCATCTAAACACGGCCACTAAAACACTCTACTAATTGCTAAGAATGTCCATGgttaatatacagtatatggaAAACCTGTGTAAAAAGTCATCaacttcacaaataaaatttgcttCACTTCACATTTTAAGATATCAAggttgatgaaaatgtttggGAGCCTTTCAGCATCACTGTTACTGCATCTCAGCTGCATTTGCAAACCAACGTTGGTGCTTCTTGTTACATAAATCTGACCCACATTCACTGCAGCGCTCCTGTCACATCTCAACAACACAACTGGGTTAATATGAGAAGCCTGCATTTCTAAAGATCAGTTTCAAGGGTTTTTCTAACATGTGTTCATTAATCTGACCACTCATACCCACAGCAGTTTTACAGCTCAGGGCttgcactttttctttttacatttaggAGGTTCTATAGTCAGGAATATCTCAGTTAATGAAACCAGGACTTACACGATAGCGCTGACTCCTCGACAGTAACGCTCCCACATGCTCCTGAACCGAGGCTGACCGCCGATATCCCACAGCTACAAACACAAGGAAGAAGAAACCAAGTGAGAACTACAAATTTAAcataaactacaaattaaaaGGCAAAAGCAATAATATtgataaaaaagtaaaaataatgccaatattattatttttgttaaaattgctgtttttaaaggtgTATAATGCTAAGTACCAGAATGATTGCTATGATTTATAAATTGAGGAGAAAAGaaacccccccaaaagaaacaacaaaaatccCCAGCTGTTttgtaaaatcttttttaaattgttttaatggttttttaaaggctcggtcactcaggcacagctggctgccggcggagctcacgggcacgtcactgcaaccccccctggcttctgctccgcggctgctgagtgacccctcatctggggctctcctcagctctttccgggagAGTGGCACgtctgcccctctgttggtcttccttggtctctcgtgctctgggggcctctggatgtctggggcctggatctcctccatacctgcttcatgccctggaggatggggctacggcccccccacaccctctagcagatcattacatgaaggaaccttttaaaaacaagcgcgctcacgctcacaggtgtacacacgggtgcacacacacacaaactacaccctttttggctcctacctcaaagaaCACTGTGCGCTTACATGCAGcataataatattcaatatttaatatttactgctaTATACACATAGAGTAtcgcgatggtgttgtgtttattatattgctgtttttgtttgcttgttttctttttttctctcaacaggtgatccaggtgatatatataaaaatatgttggggtttttttgcccccccccccccttttctttGCCCTTCATCACtattcctcttccccgctgtctTTGTTCCCCTCCCTCCCCCCGGTCATGTcagtcccgtctgtaacaactgaaaataaaataaaataaataataacaacaaaggtcaatcaaatggaccaatacggcaaggcagGGAtggtccacttggtaaagtaattCCATTGGGCTTCTCTCTttgccttcagacaataatctgatggcaaaagaaccaaacgggacaggcggcaaaaaaaaataaaaatcttttttaatgtaaattatTTTTGGCATTGTAAACCACAGATTACCTTAAATATCTCATTTAATCCCTTATAATGCTAAATACATGTTTTATGGATTATTGTttcaaaataatttgaaaaaaaaaaaaaagaatccacaAAGCACACATGACAAAGGCAGCAAACGGAGCTACCGACCTTGATGGTGACGTTGCCTTTAGTGATCTTCCTCATGTTGAATCCGACTGTGGGAATCATGTCTTCACTGAACTgaccagactgaaaaacacaaagaaacgtACAGTTATACAAAGACTATATCATAAAAGGTGCAGAGAGTAACTCTGACATCATCCACTGGCTGGTAAAGTTCATTTGGAAAGTTTAGCTACTCACTTTGTGTGAATCAACCGTTCAGATAACCACAATAAAAATAAGACTTTTGGAAAAGCCAAAAACAATATTGAGTTCtcactaaaataaaacatacaggAAGTATCCTAAGTGTTACTTTTGTATTTTAACACTTACTTTGAACctatatatatgaaaaataaGGATATCCACAGCTCAGAGCCAGCTACAGCAGCATGGCCATTATAAAGTTTAATCATTTTTGTTGTTATGAAAACACCATTGAagcttgatttttgttttgatatGTTTTCAGTTATAGTTTCGTAGAAAGAAAATCTGAATCTGCAAAATATCGACAGGTCACAGAAAAGTCTGAAATCATGAAGGCCAAAAAGTTGGCTTCCAA from the Pelmatolapia mariae isolate MD_Pm_ZW linkage group LG20, Pm_UMD_F_2, whole genome shotgun sequence genome contains:
- the LOC134618375 gene encoding ADP-ribosylation factor-like protein 8A — translated: MIALINKLLDWFKALFWKEEMELTLVGLQYSGKTTFVNVIASGQFSEDMIPTVGFNMRKITKGNVTIKLWDIGGQPRFRSMWERYCRGVSAIVYMVDAADPEKIEASKNELHNLLDKPQLQGIPVLVLGNKRDLPGALDEKELIERMNLSAIQDREICCYSISCKEKDNIDITLQWLIQHSRTKRSS